Proteins from one Clostridium cellulovorans 743B genomic window:
- a CDS encoding NAD(P)/FAD-dependent oxidoreductase, with the protein MSKNIVIIGGGIAAISAIKAIRETDSESEIFLFSNEKVYPYIRIRLSKGIVENLDENKILIQKREWYEQNKVNISLDKKVTALDENSKEVVLEDGSKIKYDKLLIATGSSNRVPPIEGINKKNIFSLRTFDDAVKMRSKIEESKKVVIIGGGVLGLEMALMLHEDGKKVVVLEVLPRLMPNQLDDNASAILKEKVEAHGIDVITSSVIKEITGDEKVQGVLLEDREEIKCDMVIFSTGIMPNIDILKGSNIQCNRGVLVNNKMETNVADIYAAGDVAELNSQIPGLWNIATSQGQVAGYNIVGKEAIYQNITPVTSLNGLDIALFSVGIVDESKSSMALVDENKITKEYKKIFIKDSFIVGAIVIGDIKKSPLLKGAIEKRISLEDVDFSAITVDELFLKLKK; encoded by the coding sequence ATGTCTAAAAATATAGTAATTATAGGTGGCGGTATTGCCGCTATATCAGCGATTAAAGCTATTAGAGAAACAGATTCAGAATCGGAAATATTTCTATTTAGCAATGAAAAGGTATATCCATATATAAGGATAAGGTTATCAAAAGGGATAGTTGAGAACCTTGACGAAAATAAAATCCTCATTCAGAAGAGGGAATGGTATGAGCAAAATAAGGTTAATATTTCTTTAGATAAGAAGGTTACTGCATTAGATGAAAATTCTAAAGAAGTTGTACTTGAAGATGGTAGTAAGATTAAATATGATAAGCTTCTTATAGCTACTGGGTCAAGTAATAGAGTACCTCCAATTGAAGGTATAAATAAGAAAAATATATTTTCATTGAGAACATTTGATGATGCAGTAAAAATGAGAAGCAAAATTGAAGAAAGCAAAAAAGTTGTTATTATTGGTGGAGGAGTTCTCGGCCTTGAAATGGCCTTGATGCTTCATGAAGACGGCAAGAAGGTCGTTGTTTTAGAAGTGTTACCAAGGCTTATGCCAAATCAATTAGATGATAATGCTTCAGCGATACTAAAGGAAAAAGTTGAAGCACATGGTATAGACGTTATAACAAGTTCAGTTATAAAAGAAATTACCGGTGATGAAAAAGTTCAAGGAGTTTTACTTGAAGATCGTGAAGAAATAAAATGTGACATGGTTATTTTCTCTACAGGTATTATGCCTAACATTGACATACTAAAAGGTAGCAATATCCAATGTAATAGAGGAGTTTTAGTTAATAATAAGATGGAAACTAATGTTGCAGATATATATGCTGCTGGTGATGTGGCTGAACTTAATAGTCAAATACCAGGACTTTGGAATATTGCCACATCACAAGGACAAGTGGCAGGCTACAATATTGTAGGAAAAGAAGCTATATATCAGAATATTACTCCAGTAACATCACTAAATGGCCTTGACATAGCTTTATTTTCTGTAGGAATCGTCGATGAATCAAAGTCTTCAATGGCATTAGTTGATGAAAATAAGATTACAAAAGAATACAAAAAAATATTTATAAAAGATAGTTTTATTGTTGGCGCAATAGTAATTGGAGATATTAAAAAATCACCATTACTTAAAGGTGCAATAGAAAAGAGAATATCCTTAGAGGATGTGGATTTTTCTGCGATAACTGTGGATGAACTATTCTTAAAGCTTAAGAAATAG
- a CDS encoding response regulator transcription factor, which translates to MYKVLAVDDREIFLVELKRLKLWGDRLDFQITDTASNGKEALELLNKNSYDIVLTDIRMPVIDGIQLLREIQNEGLCTCVVILSEYSEFNYARQGIVLGAFDYIVKPATEETINALLDRTKVFLDNYYKPKKEWPNSNIKLVENDEQWIYPVADEKQIIKCLFNKDKNTIELFRNTAENIYVLLSDNLIKADIVVKKLYHNIITEVFEKFGWLNNYIDIEFFETTNYMNIVSDNNFIEFYCERIYYIFDFLRRFHLENSQGIIKEICEYILNNPSADLKLKAIAEKFYINNTYLSNNFATKTGVGFNDYVTMVRLARARYLLVNTKLKNYEIGSQIGYHDINYFSKLFKKEYGKNPSEYRNTAV; encoded by the coding sequence ATGTATAAAGTTCTTGCCGTAGATGATAGGGAAATATTCTTAGTAGAATTGAAAAGGCTTAAATTATGGGGGGATAGATTAGATTTTCAAATTACAGACACAGCGTCTAACGGAAAAGAGGCTCTTGAATTATTGAATAAGAATAGCTATGATATTGTACTTACTGATATTAGGATGCCTGTTATAGATGGAATACAACTGCTTCGAGAAATACAAAATGAAGGATTATGCACATGCGTTGTAATTTTAAGTGAATATAGTGAGTTCAACTATGCAAGACAGGGAATCGTATTAGGTGCTTTTGATTATATAGTAAAGCCAGCTACTGAAGAAACGATAAATGCTCTACTTGATAGAACAAAAGTTTTTTTAGATAATTACTATAAGCCTAAAAAAGAGTGGCCAAATAGTAATATAAAATTAGTAGAAAATGATGAACAATGGATATATCCAGTTGCTGATGAAAAGCAAATAATCAAATGTTTGTTTAATAAAGATAAAAATACTATAGAGTTATTTCGTAATACTGCTGAGAATATATATGTGCTTTTATCAGATAATTTAATCAAAGCTGATATTGTTGTAAAGAAGCTATATCATAATATTATTACAGAGGTCTTTGAAAAATTTGGTTGGCTAAATAATTATATCGATATTGAATTCTTCGAAACTACTAATTATATGAATATTGTCAGTGATAATAATTTTATAGAGTTTTATTGTGAAAGAATCTATTATATTTTTGATTTTTTAAGAAGGTTTCATCTTGAAAATTCTCAGGGGATAATAAAAGAGATCTGTGAGTATATTTTAAATAATCCTAGTGCTGATTTGAAGTTAAAGGCTATTGCTGAAAAGTTTTATATAAATAATACATACTTAAGTAACAACTTTGCTACAAAAACAGGAGTTGGATTTAATGATTATGTAACTATGGTAAGGTTGGCAAGGGCAAGATATCTGCTAGTTAATACAAAACTGAAAAACTATGAAATAGGTTCTCAAATTGGATACCATGATATTAATTATTTTTCTAAGTTGTTCAAAAAAGAGTATGGCAAGAATCCTTCTGAGTATAGGAATACGGCTGTCTAG
- a CDS encoding cysteine hydrolase family protein, whose protein sequence is MKNLLVVVDFQKDFVDGTLGFKKAVTLEIPLYDKINNYLKNGDKVVFTYDTHSEDYLQTREGKNLPIVHCIDGTEGHQLYGKIKEFQNVENTFHYKKGSFGMSPEDVLRLSNELGKDIDNIEIVGIVTNMCVISNVVTFQSQYTNVNISVDGSLCASFDDKLHEKALDVIEALQVKVTNR, encoded by the coding sequence ATGAAAAATTTATTAGTAGTTGTAGATTTTCAAAAGGATTTTGTTGATGGAACTTTGGGTTTCAAAAAGGCAGTAACTTTGGAAATTCCTTTATATGATAAAATTAATAACTATTTAAAGAATGGAGATAAGGTAGTGTTCACATATGATACTCATAGTGAGGATTACTTGCAAACAAGGGAGGGTAAAAATCTTCCGATAGTTCATTGTATAGATGGCACAGAGGGACATCAATTGTATGGAAAAATAAAAGAATTTCAAAATGTAGAGAACACATTTCACTATAAAAAAGGAAGCTTTGGAATGTCACCTGAGGATGTTTTAAGACTAAGCAATGAATTAGGAAAGGATATTGATAATATTGAGATAGTTGGTATTGTAACAAACATGTGTGTTATAAGCAATGTAGTGACTTTCCAATCTCAATATACAAATGTTAATATATCAGTTGATGGAAGCTTATGTGCTAGTTTTGATGATAAGCTTCATGAAAAGGCTTTGGATGTTATTGAAGCATTACAAGTAAAGGTTACAAATAGATAG
- a CDS encoding ribose-phosphate pyrophosphokinase, whose product MLYLNNKIVEINKFPNGEALMSCERFNLRDDLNEVKLNFQGDEDITHLFFLKNHLDNLGVKCNLVIPYMPYSRMDRTEGITVFTLKYFCKLINSLNFCKVVIYEPHSDVSVALLDRIEVIDMSKLLAEKALNEIGSDDENVYLVYPDAGAAKRYGKQINYEKVLTARKERDFKTGDIKNLIIDGSTEGKNFKAIIVDDLCSRGGTFIYTAEKLKALGAREIYLVVTHCENTIFQGDILKNDLITKVYTTDSILSKEHEKIAIYRI is encoded by the coding sequence ATGCTGTATTTGAACAATAAAATTGTAGAGATTAATAAATTTCCTAATGGTGAAGCCCTAATGAGCTGTGAGAGATTTAACCTAAGAGATGATTTAAATGAAGTAAAACTTAATTTTCAAGGTGATGAAGATATAACACATTTATTTTTCCTTAAAAATCATTTGGATAACCTAGGCGTTAAATGTAACTTAGTAATTCCTTATATGCCTTATAGTAGAATGGATAGAACCGAAGGTATAACAGTTTTTACTTTAAAATATTTCTGCAAACTTATTAATAGTTTAAATTTTTGCAAGGTTGTTATTTATGAACCTCATTCGGATGTATCTGTTGCTTTACTTGACAGAATTGAAGTAATAGATATGTCTAAGCTTTTAGCAGAAAAAGCTCTAAATGAAATAGGTAGTGATGATGAAAATGTATATTTAGTATATCCTGATGCTGGAGCAGCTAAAAGATATGGTAAGCAAATCAATTATGAAAAAGTACTAACTGCTAGAAAGGAAAGAGATTTCAAAACAGGAGACATAAAAAACCTAATTATAGATGGTAGCACCGAGGGGAAAAATTTCAAAGCAATTATTGTTGATGATTTATGTTCTAGAGGTGGAACTTTTATTTATACAGCAGAAAAGCTTAAAGCTTTAGGTGCAAGGGAGATTTATTTAGTTGTTACTCATTGCGAAAATACGATTTTTCAAGGTGATATCTTAAAAAATGATTTGATAACAAAGGTCTACACAACAGATAGTATTTTAAGCAAAGAGCATGAGAAAATTGCTATTTATAGAATATAG
- a CDS encoding NUDIX hydrolase, with protein MSNDFINEEEFLKNYREEDYERPSITNDMIIFTTDDKLEGNLRKVPKKGMQVVLVKRDNHPHKDMWAIPGGFVDIKESLEDGAKRKLKEKTGIDNVYIEQLYTFGDVDRDKRTRVISVGNMALIEKESTDLTKMALTKSKWFWINKTLIERVSNKQYVINTHLLELKSEYEEVQMNYEVTEKIEKNIFRRRETNYKLLDNSNNQLAFDHYKILDYGIDRLRNKIEYTPIAFNLLPRLFTVKELQNVYEAIMGREILNFRRKMGEMIVETDEVIEGKPFRPAKVFKFNEDWEHNF; from the coding sequence TTGAGTAATGATTTTATAAATGAAGAAGAGTTTTTAAAAAATTATCGTGAAGAAGACTATGAAAGACCAAGTATAACTAATGATATGATTATTTTTACTACTGACGATAAATTAGAAGGAAATCTTAGAAAGGTTCCAAAGAAAGGCATGCAAGTTGTCTTAGTCAAGAGAGATAACCATCCACACAAGGATATGTGGGCTATTCCAGGAGGCTTTGTAGATATAAAAGAAAGTCTAGAAGATGGAGCTAAACGAAAATTGAAAGAAAAAACAGGTATAGACAATGTTTATATAGAACAACTATACACTTTTGGAGATGTTGACAGGGATAAGAGGACTAGAGTTATAAGTGTAGGTAATATGGCTTTAATAGAAAAAGAAAGTACAGATTTAACAAAAATGGCGTTAACGAAAAGTAAATGGTTTTGGATTAATAAAACACTTATAGAAAGAGTAAGTAATAAGCAATATGTAATAAATACTCATTTGCTAGAACTTAAATCTGAGTATGAAGAAGTACAAATGAATTATGAAGTTACTGAAAAAATTGAAAAAAATATTTTTAGAAGAAGAGAAACTAATTACAAACTACTAGATAATTCTAATAATCAATTAGCTTTTGATCATTATAAAATTTTAGATTATGGGATAGATAGACTTAGAAACAAAATAGAATATACCCCTATTGCTTTTAATTTATTGCCAAGGCTTTTTACTGTTAAAGAACTACAAAATGTATATGAAGCTATAATGGGAAGAGAAATTTTGAACTTTAGAAGAAAAATGGGTGAAATGATTGTAGAAACCGATGAAGTAATAGAAGGAAAGCCTTTTAGACCAGCAAAGGTATTTAAATTTAATGAGGATTGGGAACATAATTTTTAG
- a CDS encoding YdeI/OmpD-associated family protein, with the protein MKTYEFDAIIKGQELIDGAFIEFPYVVEEEFGTKGRVKVAVTFDGYEYRGSLVKMGHTCHILGITQKIRKEINKQPGEIVHVVLKKDEEPRVVEVPEDLQEELNKNIEAAEFFKSLSYTNQKKFVSWILSAKKAETRSKRIMDTIFMLKEKEVRP; encoded by the coding sequence ATGAAAACTTATGAATTTGATGCAATAATAAAAGGTCAGGAATTGATAGATGGTGCCTTTATTGAATTTCCTTATGTTGTGGAAGAAGAATTTGGCACTAAAGGTCGGGTAAAAGTTGCTGTTACCTTTGATGGATACGAATATAGAGGCTCTCTTGTAAAAATGGGTCATACTTGCCATATACTTGGAATAACACAAAAGATAAGAAAAGAGATAAATAAGCAACCTGGCGAAATTGTACATGTGGTTTTAAAAAAAGATGAGGAACCTAGAGTTGTTGAAGTCCCAGAAGATTTACAAGAGGAGCTTAATAAAAATATTGAAGCAGCAGAGTTTTTCAAAAGTTTATCCTATACTAATCAGAAAAAGTTTGTTAGTTGGATTCTAAGTGCAAAAAAAGCTGAAACTAGGTCTAAAAGAATAATGGATACAATTTTTATGCTTAAGGAAAAAGAAGTTAGACCATAG
- a CDS encoding nicotinate phosphoribosyltransferase yields the protein MINPLLLTDFYKTIHHMCYAEGISKLVSYWTPRMSRKEDVDKVVMFGLQPFIKKYLIEYFNDNFFNKDKETIIKEYKRVISRTMGEIAADTKHIEALHDLSYLPIEIKAVSEGTRVNIKTPMIEITNTHEEFSWLVNYLETLMSCNIWQPMTSATIAYRYREIIKKYFDLTVENGEIKRACGDFSMRGFSSLESAEVSSAAHLLSFVGTATIPSILYLEQYYNCDLEKEMVGFGTPSTEHSVMCSYGQDEYKTYETLITKRFPSGNLSIVSDTYDYWRVITELLPKLKQDILNRTGKVIIRGDSGDPVKIICGDLDASKDSPEYKGTVELLWDIFGGHINSKGFKVLNEKIGTIYGDSITVERCEAICENLMKKGFAASNCVFGIGSYTYQYNTRDTFGFALKATHSVINGQESFIFKDPKTDTGSFKKSQKGMCFVYKIGEDILYEDQLTIAEQKVKGENLLQTVFKDGKLIKDYSLAEIRTRLHGDF from the coding sequence ATGATAAATCCATTACTTTTAACAGATTTTTATAAAACAATACACCATATGTGTTATGCTGAGGGCATATCAAAGCTTGTGAGTTATTGGACTCCTAGAATGTCAAGAAAAGAGGACGTGGATAAGGTAGTAATGTTTGGACTTCAACCTTTTATAAAGAAGTATTTGATAGAGTATTTTAATGATAACTTTTTTAATAAAGACAAGGAAACTATTATTAAAGAGTACAAGAGAGTTATTTCAAGGACTATGGGAGAAATAGCAGCAGATACAAAACATATTGAAGCTTTGCATGATTTAAGTTATCTTCCAATAGAAATTAAAGCTGTTTCTGAAGGGACAAGAGTAAATATAAAAACTCCAATGATAGAAATCACAAATACTCATGAGGAATTTTCTTGGCTTGTTAATTATCTAGAAACCTTGATGAGCTGTAATATATGGCAGCCTATGACCAGTGCAACTATAGCTTATAGATATAGAGAGATAATTAAAAAGTATTTTGACCTAACTGTTGAGAATGGAGAAATAAAAAGAGCTTGTGGAGATTTTAGTATGAGAGGCTTTAGTTCTCTTGAAAGTGCAGAAGTTAGTTCAGCAGCACATCTTCTTTCTTTTGTAGGAACAGCTACAATACCATCAATTCTTTATTTAGAGCAATATTATAATTGTGATTTAGAAAAGGAAATGGTTGGTTTTGGAACTCCATCTACGGAGCATAGTGTTATGTGTAGTTATGGTCAAGATGAATATAAAACATATGAGACATTGATTACTAAAAGGTTTCCAAGTGGGAATTTAAGCATAGTATCTGATACTTATGACTATTGGAGGGTTATTACAGAACTACTTCCAAAGTTAAAGCAGGATATTCTAAATAGAACTGGGAAGGTTATTATAAGAGGAGATAGCGGTGATCCTGTAAAGATAATCTGTGGAGACTTAGATGCATCAAAGGATAGTCCAGAATATAAAGGAACTGTAGAATTGCTTTGGGACATTTTTGGTGGACATATTAATTCAAAGGGATTTAAGGTTCTAAACGAGAAAATAGGTACTATCTATGGTGATAGCATAACTGTAGAACGCTGCGAAGCTATCTGTGAAAATTTAATGAAAAAAGGTTTTGCTGCATCTAATTGTGTTTTTGGAATAGGTTCGTATACTTATCAATATAATACCAGAGATACCTTTGGCTTTGCATTAAAAGCAACTCATTCAGTTATTAATGGACAGGAAAGTTTTATTTTTAAAGATCCGAAAACTGATACTGGAAGCTTTAAGAAATCTCAGAAGGGAATGTGTTTTGTATATAAAATTGGAGAAGATATATTATATGAGGATCAATTAACAATTGCAGAACAAAAGGTGAAAGGTGAAAATTTATTACAAACAGTATTTAAAGATGGAAAGTTAATAAAAGATTATTCTCTAGCTGAAATACGAACTAGATTACATGGAGATTTCTAA